In Carya illinoinensis cultivar Pawnee chromosome 6, C.illinoinensisPawnee_v1, whole genome shotgun sequence, a single genomic region encodes these proteins:
- the LOC122313088 gene encoding transcription factor bHLH95 has translation MSEEGEGLGHERFLWENQSWAFSNLENSAGSEGKPGKKLPGSSSNSHIELGAKEVELPPGKKKRGRGSVSKNGKGSTDGDQKKGEEKGGGESDHDIHIWTERERRKKMRNMFANLHALLPQLPPKADKSTIVDEAVSYIKTLQRTLQKLQNQKLERLQGAASTFGFESPIMISQRLSNDSREAFLADQGSSNNLGAVTANNSFSNPLSKPSLRYPVIFETWTSSNVVLNICGEEAQFSVCSCTKPGLLTTICYVLEKHRIEVVSAHINSDSNRSMYIIQARVSGASNHQFQEAAFPVEEIYKQAAGEIMLWV, from the exons ATGTCAGAAGAAGGAGAGGGATTAGGCCATGAAAGGTTCTTATGGGAAAACCAGTCGTGGGCCTTCTCGAATTTAGAAAATTCAGCTGGCAGTGAAGGGAAACCGGGCAAGAAGTTGCCAGGGTCGAGCTCGAATAGCCATATAGAGCTAGGAGCAAAAGAGGTGGAGCTGCCACCCGGTAAGAAGAAGCGGGGCCGAGGCAGCGTGAGCAAAAATGGGAAAGGGAGTACTGATGGTGATCAAAAGAAGGGAGAAGAAAAAGGAGGCGGTGAATCTGATCATGATATACATATATGGACGGAGcgagagaggaggaagaagatgaggaaCATGTTTGCTAATCTCCATGCTTTGCTTCCCCAACTTCCTCCCAAG GCGGACAAGTCCACCATCGTGGATGAAGCGGTAAGCTACATCAAAACCCTACAGCGCACTCTCCAGAAGCTACAAAATCAGAAGCTAGAAAGACTTCAAGGCGCAGCGTCGACTTTCGGCTTCGAGTCACCCATAATGATCTCGCAAAGGCTATCAAACGACTCGAGGGAAGCATTCTTAGCCGATCAAGGATCTTCAAACAACCTGGGCGCCGTTACAGcaaataattctttttcaaaTCCACTTTCAAAGCCCAGCTTACGGTATCCCGTAATCTTTGAAACCTGGACTTCTTCAAATGTCGTCTTGAATATATGTGGTGAGGAAGCACAGTTCAGTGTGTGCTCGTGTACGAAGCCAGGCCTCTTGACCACCATCTGCTATGTGTTGGAGAAGCATAGAATAGAGGTGGTATCTGCTCATATTAACTCTGATTCTAATCGGAGCATGTATATTATTCAAGCACGT GTAAGCGGAGCTTCCAATCATCAGTTCCAAGAGGCGGCATTTCCTGTGGAGGAAATATACAAGCAAGCTGCGGGAGAGATAATGTTGTGGGTCTGA
- the LOC122313277 gene encoding probable receptor-like protein kinase At1g49730 isoform X2, whose protein sequence is MGIYATLFLLCLIAIIAMQPPVIMSSDCPLDLSGGNITLVASICSTNDDRGKCCRYINAIVAVSIARYANTTGNLGVTTDLSEICKRSISETLKLYGVPRNATVFCGFGTKIPVNYECTGRKTVTQMLQSPDFVDVSENCKMPLSEETNCRKCINASIMYLHNLVGAENNTTLSTCRDATFAAIGSQVDGISVVEIANCFFGVQGLGILPELSPSSLTPEVSPSPVVAASPNKRHPYRLTLIPGVGLAVTAAAVLTLVVLIFLIRRKSRELEDTGNIDKTSSKTFPPPWHVWKFQEGPSSMFRKFSYKEIKKATDSFNTIIGRGGFGTVYKAQFSDGLVAAVKCMNKVSELREDDFCREIELLARLHHRHLVALRGFCIAKRERFLMYEYMANGSLKDHLHAPGRTPLSWRTRMQIAIDVANALEYLHFYCDPPLCHRDIKSSNILLDENFVAKVADFGLAHASKDGSVCFEPVNTDIRGTPGYMDPEYVVSQEFTEKSDVYSYGVLLLEIVTARRAIQDNKNIVEWSQIYMASESRQHELVDASIRDYFDLDQLQIVLSIVRWCTQREGRDRPSIKRVLRLLYESSDSMQNGLLEALEDEEYEGIEERGRRSKGKIGRHDAIFHSGDGRNLASSSSTSRSFCSRSFLLETSSPQSPN, encoded by the exons ATGGGAATTTACGCGACGCTCTTTTTGCTGTGTCTGATAGCGATTATTGCAATGCAGCCTCCCGTGATAATGTCGTCGG ATTGCCCCTTAGATTTGAGTGGAGGTAATATCACTCTCGTGGCCTCAATCTGCTCCACTAACGATGACAGAGGAAAGTGTTGCCGCTACATTAATGCTATTGTTGCAGTTTCCATTGCTCGCTATGCAAATACCACAGGCAACCTAGGGGTTACTACAGATTTGTCTGAAATCTGCAAACGTTCCATATCAGAAACCTTGAAACTGTATGGAGTTCCACGAAATGCAACAGTGTTTTGCGGGTTTGGAACCAAAATCCCAGTTAATTATGAGTGTACGGGTCGGAAAACTGTCACCCAGATGCTGCAGTCTCCAGATTTTGTGGATGTCTCTGAAAATTGCAAAATGCCACTTTCAGAGGAAACTAATTGCAGGAAATGTATAAACGCCAGTATCATGTACCTTCATAATCTGGTAGGGGCAGAAAATAATACGACATTGAGTACGTGCCGTGATGCAACTTTTGCTGCGATTGGAAGCCAAGTTGATGGCATTTCAGTTGTTGAAATTGCAAACTGTTTCTTTGGAGTTCAAGGTCTTGGCATTCTTCCAG AGCTGTCCCCATCTTCACTCACGCCTGAGGTTTCTCCAAGTCCAGTGGTTGCTGCAAGCCCAAATAAGCGCCATCCCTATCGACTGACATTGATTCCAGGCGTTGGACTTGCAGTTACTGCAGCTGCTGTTCTAACGCTTGTTGTCTTGATATTTCTTATTCGTCGGAAAAGCAGAGAGCTGGAGGATACCGGAAATATAGATAAGACATCTTCAAAAACTTTTCCTCCTCCTTGGCATGTTTGGAAATTCCAGGAAG GTCCTTCGTCTATGTTCCGTAAATTCAGCTACAAGGAGATAAAGAAGGCAACCGACAGTTTTAACACTATCATTGGGCGAGGAGGATTTGGAACAGTGTACAAGGCTCAATTTAGTGATGGCTTAGTGGCAGCAGTAAAATGTATGAACAAAGTTTCAGAGCTGAGGGAGGATGACTTCTGCAGAGAGATCGAGCTTCTTGCTAGATTGCATCATCGCCATCTTGTTGCTCTAAGGGGCTTTTGCATTGCAAAACGTGAGAG GTTTCTCATGTATGAGTATATGGCAAATGGAAGCTTAAAGGATCATCTTCATG CTCCTGGTAGAACCCCTCTCAGTTGGCGGACTAGGATGCAGATTGCAATAGATGTGGCTAATGCGCTG GAGTACCTCCATTTCTACTGTGATCCTCCTCTGTGCCACAGAGATATTAAGTCCAGCAACATTTTACTGGATGAGAACTTCGTGGCTAAG GTTGCAGACTTTGGCCTTGCACATGCTTCAAAAGATGGTTCCGTTTGCTTTGAGCCTGTAAATACTGATATCCGGGGAACTCCAG GTTATATGGATCCTGAATATGTTGTCAGTCAAGAATTCACTGAGAAAAGCGATGTTTACAGCTATGGTGTGCTACTCTTGGAGATAGTGACTGCAAGGCGAGCAATACAAGACAACAAGAATATAGTGGAATGGTCCCAAATATACATGGCATCAGAATCAAGGCAGCACGAACTTGTGGATGCTAGTATCAGGGATTATTTTGACTTAGACCAGCTTCAAATAGTACTCTCTATTGTGAGATGGTGTACCCAGAGAGAAGGCAGAGATAGGCCTTCAATTAAACGGGTTCTTAGACTTCTGTATGAGAGTTCTGACTCAATGCAAAATGGCCTTTTAGAAGCACTGGAAGATGAAGAGTATGAAGGAATTGAagagagaggaaggagaagCAAGGGCAAAATAGGTCGGCATGATGCAATTTTTCACAGTGGAGATGGTAGGAATCTTGCTTCTTCCTCAAGCACATCTAGGTCATTTTGTAGTAGGAGCTTTTTACTTGAAACTAGCTCTCCGCAGTCTCCAAATTGA
- the LOC122313277 gene encoding probable receptor-like protein kinase At1g49730 isoform X1, protein MGIYATLFLLCLIAIIAMQPPVIMSSDCPLDLSGGNITLVASICSTNDDRGKCCRYINAIVAVSIARYANTTGNLGVTTDLSEICKRSISETLKLYGVPRNATVFCGFGTKIPVNYECTGRKTVTQMLQSPDFVDVSENCKMPLSEETNCRKCINASIMYLHNLVGAENNTTLSTCRDATFAAIGSQVDGISVVEIANCFFGVQGLGILPELSPSSLTPEVSPSPVVAASPNKRHPYRLTLIPGVGLAVTAAAVLTLVVLIFLIRRKSRELEDTGNIDKTSSKTFPPPWHVWKFQEGAGPSSMFRKFSYKEIKKATDSFNTIIGRGGFGTVYKAQFSDGLVAAVKCMNKVSELREDDFCREIELLARLHHRHLVALRGFCIAKRERFLMYEYMANGSLKDHLHAPGRTPLSWRTRMQIAIDVANALEYLHFYCDPPLCHRDIKSSNILLDENFVAKVADFGLAHASKDGSVCFEPVNTDIRGTPGYMDPEYVVSQEFTEKSDVYSYGVLLLEIVTARRAIQDNKNIVEWSQIYMASESRQHELVDASIRDYFDLDQLQIVLSIVRWCTQREGRDRPSIKRVLRLLYESSDSMQNGLLEALEDEEYEGIEERGRRSKGKIGRHDAIFHSGDGRNLASSSSTSRSFCSRSFLLETSSPQSPN, encoded by the exons ATGGGAATTTACGCGACGCTCTTTTTGCTGTGTCTGATAGCGATTATTGCAATGCAGCCTCCCGTGATAATGTCGTCGG ATTGCCCCTTAGATTTGAGTGGAGGTAATATCACTCTCGTGGCCTCAATCTGCTCCACTAACGATGACAGAGGAAAGTGTTGCCGCTACATTAATGCTATTGTTGCAGTTTCCATTGCTCGCTATGCAAATACCACAGGCAACCTAGGGGTTACTACAGATTTGTCTGAAATCTGCAAACGTTCCATATCAGAAACCTTGAAACTGTATGGAGTTCCACGAAATGCAACAGTGTTTTGCGGGTTTGGAACCAAAATCCCAGTTAATTATGAGTGTACGGGTCGGAAAACTGTCACCCAGATGCTGCAGTCTCCAGATTTTGTGGATGTCTCTGAAAATTGCAAAATGCCACTTTCAGAGGAAACTAATTGCAGGAAATGTATAAACGCCAGTATCATGTACCTTCATAATCTGGTAGGGGCAGAAAATAATACGACATTGAGTACGTGCCGTGATGCAACTTTTGCTGCGATTGGAAGCCAAGTTGATGGCATTTCAGTTGTTGAAATTGCAAACTGTTTCTTTGGAGTTCAAGGTCTTGGCATTCTTCCAG AGCTGTCCCCATCTTCACTCACGCCTGAGGTTTCTCCAAGTCCAGTGGTTGCTGCAAGCCCAAATAAGCGCCATCCCTATCGACTGACATTGATTCCAGGCGTTGGACTTGCAGTTACTGCAGCTGCTGTTCTAACGCTTGTTGTCTTGATATTTCTTATTCGTCGGAAAAGCAGAGAGCTGGAGGATACCGGAAATATAGATAAGACATCTTCAAAAACTTTTCCTCCTCCTTGGCATGTTTGGAAATTCCAGGAAG GTGCAGGTCCTTCGTCTATGTTCCGTAAATTCAGCTACAAGGAGATAAAGAAGGCAACCGACAGTTTTAACACTATCATTGGGCGAGGAGGATTTGGAACAGTGTACAAGGCTCAATTTAGTGATGGCTTAGTGGCAGCAGTAAAATGTATGAACAAAGTTTCAGAGCTGAGGGAGGATGACTTCTGCAGAGAGATCGAGCTTCTTGCTAGATTGCATCATCGCCATCTTGTTGCTCTAAGGGGCTTTTGCATTGCAAAACGTGAGAG GTTTCTCATGTATGAGTATATGGCAAATGGAAGCTTAAAGGATCATCTTCATG CTCCTGGTAGAACCCCTCTCAGTTGGCGGACTAGGATGCAGATTGCAATAGATGTGGCTAATGCGCTG GAGTACCTCCATTTCTACTGTGATCCTCCTCTGTGCCACAGAGATATTAAGTCCAGCAACATTTTACTGGATGAGAACTTCGTGGCTAAG GTTGCAGACTTTGGCCTTGCACATGCTTCAAAAGATGGTTCCGTTTGCTTTGAGCCTGTAAATACTGATATCCGGGGAACTCCAG GTTATATGGATCCTGAATATGTTGTCAGTCAAGAATTCACTGAGAAAAGCGATGTTTACAGCTATGGTGTGCTACTCTTGGAGATAGTGACTGCAAGGCGAGCAATACAAGACAACAAGAATATAGTGGAATGGTCCCAAATATACATGGCATCAGAATCAAGGCAGCACGAACTTGTGGATGCTAGTATCAGGGATTATTTTGACTTAGACCAGCTTCAAATAGTACTCTCTATTGTGAGATGGTGTACCCAGAGAGAAGGCAGAGATAGGCCTTCAATTAAACGGGTTCTTAGACTTCTGTATGAGAGTTCTGACTCAATGCAAAATGGCCTTTTAGAAGCACTGGAAGATGAAGAGTATGAAGGAATTGAagagagaggaaggagaagCAAGGGCAAAATAGGTCGGCATGATGCAATTTTTCACAGTGGAGATGGTAGGAATCTTGCTTCTTCCTCAAGCACATCTAGGTCATTTTGTAGTAGGAGCTTTTTACTTGAAACTAGCTCTCCGCAGTCTCCAAATTGA
- the LOC122313279 gene encoding uncharacterized protein LOC122313279 yields the protein MHMDASHSKANTWGSYSAEEPRSKTCNSSDLVRNWQKINFERNVPVLDSTADSQVVLRSPWIRHFTSSGKRRCIIMIFDSLEQNLVGSPREASDKNFAEEDQGEKLCIRHP from the exons ATGCATATGGATGCTTCGCACTCCAAAGCAAATACCTGGGGATCATATTCAGCTGAAGAACCTCGATCCAAAACTTGCAATTCTTCTGACCTGGTTCGGAA CTGGCAGAAGATCAACTTTGAAAGAAATGTTCCTGTGTTGGACAGCACTGCTGATTCTCAGGTTGTTCTAAGAAGTCCATGGATACGCCATTTTACATCTTCAGGAAAGCGGCGCTGT ATCATCATGATCTTTGATTCTTTGGAGCAAAATTTGGTTGGCAGCCCTAGAG AGGCTTCAGATAAGAATTTTGCGGAGGAAGACCAAGGAGAGAAGCTGTGCATCCGCCATCCATGA
- the LOC122313278 gene encoding ABSCISIC ACID-INSENSITIVE 5-like protein 6 isoform X1 — protein sequence MGSYVSPGDESDEKPQGNYALTRQPSIYSLTLDEFQNTLGDQGKDFGSMNMDELLKNIWTAEETQAMTSLAGGRDGNVLGGNLQRQGSLTLPWPLSQKTVDEVWRDLIRESGWYGALDGSVTGRSNLPQAQQTLGEMTLEEFLMRAGALREDIELTRRLINSGFYGELSQPNDNNSLAFEFQQPSRSNGVFVDQIIENNNSIPTQPTSLALNAGRVRSPHQQIQQQQQPLFPKPSTLPFASPLHQVNNAQLACPQSRSPVVGVAKPTVNTGLVQSGRISKVGLGPGAVSSVAGSAVSQVSSDVIANSGVHTASVPPVSYVFSQERRCGASEKVVERRQRRMIKNRESAARSRARKQAYTMELEAEVAKLKEMNQELQEKQEEIMEMQNNQELDKMNQQWVSERQCLRRTLTGPW from the exons ATGGGGTCTTATGTATCACCTGGGGATGAAAGTGATGAGAAGCCACAAGGAAATTATGCGTTGACTCGGCAGCCTTCTATATACTCCTTGACATTAGATGAGTTCCAGAACACCTTGGGTGACCAAGGAAAGGATTTCGGATCCATGAATATGGATgaacttttgaaaaatatatggaCTGCTGAGGAGACTCAAGCCATGACATCTTTGGCTGGTGGGAGGGATGGAAATGTACTGGGTGGGAATTTGCAGAGGCAAGGATCTTTGACATTGCCATGGCCACTTAGTCAGAAAACCGTTGATGAAGTTTGGAGAGACTTGATTAGGGAAAGTGGTTGGTACGGTGCTCTAGATGGGAGCGTCACTGGGAGGTCAAATTTGCCGCAGGCGCAACAAACGCTGGGAGAGATGACTTTAGAAGAGTTTTTGATGAGAGCGGGAGCGCTGAGAGAAGATATCGAACTAACTAGAAGGCTTATTAATAGTGGATTCTATGGTGAACTATCTCAACCAAATGATAATAACAGTTTAGCTTTTGAGTTTCAACAGCCAAGTCGAAGTAATGGGGTCTTTGTCGATCAGATAATAGAGAACAATAATTCAATTCCTACTCAGCCTACTAGTTTAGCACTGAATGCAGGACGAGTTAGGTCTCCTCACCAACAAATTCAGCAGCAGCAACAACCCCTCTTCCCCAAACCTTCGACTCTTCCTTTTGCCTCTCCCCTGCATCAAGTAAACAATGCTCAGCTTGCTTGCCCGCAAAGTAGGAGTCCAGTCGTTGGAGTTGCAAAGCCTACTGTGAATACTGGTTTAGTTCAGAGTGGACGAATTAGCAAGGTTGGTTTGGGTCCTGGGGCTGTCTCTAGTGTGGCTGGATCCGCTGTAAGTCAGGTATCATCAGATGTGATTGCAAATAGTGGTGTACATACGGCGTCAGTGCCACCAGTTTCATATGTATTTAGCCAGGAAAGGAGATGCGGGGCTAGTGAGAAAGTAGTTGAGAGAAGGCAAAGGAGAATGATCAAGAACAGAGAGTCAGCTGCAAGATCACGGGCTCGTAAGCAG GCATATACCATGGAACTGGAAGCAGAAGTTGCAAAACTCAAAGAAATGAACCAAGAATTACAGGAAAAACAG GAAGAGATTATGGAGATGCAGAATAACCAG gaattagataaaatgaatcaGCAGTGGGTAAGTGAAAGACAATGCTTGAGAAGGACACTGACGGGCCCTTGGTAG
- the LOC122313278 gene encoding ABSCISIC ACID-INSENSITIVE 5-like protein 5 isoform X2, with the protein MGSYVSPGDESDEKPQGNYALTRQPSIYSLTLDEFQNTLGDQGKDFGSMNMDELLKNIWTAEETQAMTSLAGGRDGNVLGGNLQRQGSLTLPWPLSQKTVDEVWRDLIRESGWYGALDGSVTGRSNLPQAQQTLGEMTLEEFLMRAGALREDIELTRRLINSGFYGELSQPNDNNSLAFEFQQPSRSNGVFVDQIIENNNSIPTQPTSLALNAGRVRSPHQQIQQQQQPLFPKPSTLPFASPLHQVNNAQLACPQSRSPVVGVAKPTVNTGLVQSGRISKVGLGPGAVSSVAGSAVSQVSSDVIANSGVHTASVPPVSYVFSQERRCGASEKVVERRQRRMIKNRESAARSRARKQAYTMELEAEVAKLKEMNQELQEKQEEIMEMQNNQIK; encoded by the exons ATGGGGTCTTATGTATCACCTGGGGATGAAAGTGATGAGAAGCCACAAGGAAATTATGCGTTGACTCGGCAGCCTTCTATATACTCCTTGACATTAGATGAGTTCCAGAACACCTTGGGTGACCAAGGAAAGGATTTCGGATCCATGAATATGGATgaacttttgaaaaatatatggaCTGCTGAGGAGACTCAAGCCATGACATCTTTGGCTGGTGGGAGGGATGGAAATGTACTGGGTGGGAATTTGCAGAGGCAAGGATCTTTGACATTGCCATGGCCACTTAGTCAGAAAACCGTTGATGAAGTTTGGAGAGACTTGATTAGGGAAAGTGGTTGGTACGGTGCTCTAGATGGGAGCGTCACTGGGAGGTCAAATTTGCCGCAGGCGCAACAAACGCTGGGAGAGATGACTTTAGAAGAGTTTTTGATGAGAGCGGGAGCGCTGAGAGAAGATATCGAACTAACTAGAAGGCTTATTAATAGTGGATTCTATGGTGAACTATCTCAACCAAATGATAATAACAGTTTAGCTTTTGAGTTTCAACAGCCAAGTCGAAGTAATGGGGTCTTTGTCGATCAGATAATAGAGAACAATAATTCAATTCCTACTCAGCCTACTAGTTTAGCACTGAATGCAGGACGAGTTAGGTCTCCTCACCAACAAATTCAGCAGCAGCAACAACCCCTCTTCCCCAAACCTTCGACTCTTCCTTTTGCCTCTCCCCTGCATCAAGTAAACAATGCTCAGCTTGCTTGCCCGCAAAGTAGGAGTCCAGTCGTTGGAGTTGCAAAGCCTACTGTGAATACTGGTTTAGTTCAGAGTGGACGAATTAGCAAGGTTGGTTTGGGTCCTGGGGCTGTCTCTAGTGTGGCTGGATCCGCTGTAAGTCAGGTATCATCAGATGTGATTGCAAATAGTGGTGTACATACGGCGTCAGTGCCACCAGTTTCATATGTATTTAGCCAGGAAAGGAGATGCGGGGCTAGTGAGAAAGTAGTTGAGAGAAGGCAAAGGAGAATGATCAAGAACAGAGAGTCAGCTGCAAGATCACGGGCTCGTAAGCAG GCATATACCATGGAACTGGAAGCAGAAGTTGCAAAACTCAAAGAAATGAACCAAGAATTACAGGAAAAACAG GAAGAGATTATGGAGATGCAGAATAACCAG ataaaatga
- the LOC122313278 gene encoding ABSCISIC ACID-INSENSITIVE 5-like protein 5 isoform X3 yields MGSYVSPGDESDEKPQGNYALTRQPSIYSLTLDEFQNTLGDQGKDFGSMNMDELLKNIWTAEETQAMTSLAGGRDGNVLGGNLQRQGSLTLPWPLSQKTVDEVWRDLIRESGWYGALDGSVTGRSNLPQAQQTLGEMTLEEFLMRAGALREDIELTRRLINSGFYGELSQPNDNNSLAFEFQQPSRSNGVFVDQIIENNNSIPTQPTSLALNAGRVRSPHQQIQQQQQPLFPKPSTLPFASPLHQVNNAQLACPQSRSPVVGVAKPTVNTGLVQSGRISKVGLGPGAVSSVAGSAVSQVSSDVIANSGVHTASVPPVSYVFSQERRCGASEKVVERRQRRMIKNRESAARSRARKQEKQGKILLHKRLVW; encoded by the exons ATGGGGTCTTATGTATCACCTGGGGATGAAAGTGATGAGAAGCCACAAGGAAATTATGCGTTGACTCGGCAGCCTTCTATATACTCCTTGACATTAGATGAGTTCCAGAACACCTTGGGTGACCAAGGAAAGGATTTCGGATCCATGAATATGGATgaacttttgaaaaatatatggaCTGCTGAGGAGACTCAAGCCATGACATCTTTGGCTGGTGGGAGGGATGGAAATGTACTGGGTGGGAATTTGCAGAGGCAAGGATCTTTGACATTGCCATGGCCACTTAGTCAGAAAACCGTTGATGAAGTTTGGAGAGACTTGATTAGGGAAAGTGGTTGGTACGGTGCTCTAGATGGGAGCGTCACTGGGAGGTCAAATTTGCCGCAGGCGCAACAAACGCTGGGAGAGATGACTTTAGAAGAGTTTTTGATGAGAGCGGGAGCGCTGAGAGAAGATATCGAACTAACTAGAAGGCTTATTAATAGTGGATTCTATGGTGAACTATCTCAACCAAATGATAATAACAGTTTAGCTTTTGAGTTTCAACAGCCAAGTCGAAGTAATGGGGTCTTTGTCGATCAGATAATAGAGAACAATAATTCAATTCCTACTCAGCCTACTAGTTTAGCACTGAATGCAGGACGAGTTAGGTCTCCTCACCAACAAATTCAGCAGCAGCAACAACCCCTCTTCCCCAAACCTTCGACTCTTCCTTTTGCCTCTCCCCTGCATCAAGTAAACAATGCTCAGCTTGCTTGCCCGCAAAGTAGGAGTCCAGTCGTTGGAGTTGCAAAGCCTACTGTGAATACTGGTTTAGTTCAGAGTGGACGAATTAGCAAGGTTGGTTTGGGTCCTGGGGCTGTCTCTAGTGTGGCTGGATCCGCTGTAAGTCAGGTATCATCAGATGTGATTGCAAATAGTGGTGTACATACGGCGTCAGTGCCACCAGTTTCATATGTATTTAGCCAGGAAAGGAGATGCGGGGCTAGTGAGAAAGTAGTTGAGAGAAGGCAAAGGAGAATGATCAAGAACAGAGAGTCAGCTGCAAGATCACGGGCTCGTAAGCAG GAAAAACAAGGGAAGATTTTACTTCATAAACGTTTGGTTTGGTGA
- the LOC122313171 gene encoding uncharacterized protein LOC122313171: protein MMANPDASTLIASSESSEKKATHLADSNINMLQPSSSYQSRSSSDGPIAILWDIENCPVPSDVRPEDAAGNIRMALQVHPVIKGAVMMFSAYGDFNAFPRRLREGCQRTGVKLIDVPNGRKDAADKAILVDMFLFALDNPPPSSIMLISGDVDFSPALHILGQRGYTVILVIPAGVGVSSALTNAGKFVWDWPSVVRGEGFVPPTKVLMPPRGGVADTAAYLMGCHINDNPNAQNDEEAIVYRGISQSYCNLRDFSLLSQSLAEYNNISSTWPCLATTLRSQSLPSGLNEVSGGGVSSGDQMESTLWVQPGDLNGLKSQLVKLLELSGGCLPLTRVPAEYHKCFGRPLYVSEYGALKLVNLFRKMGDTMAVEGKGNRKFVYLRKSGPSAPPLVLTRKDKKGKGTQEECMDNVTGGGSSDEFSDEERVVIEENDVSKSRYYNQETAVRCEIDDRSLEQFKYELQEILVSYSCPIFLGSFEAIYQQRYKKPLEYKKLGANQLEELLEKVSDVVELHEEPTNKRKFLAAVGG from the coding sequence ATGATGGCTAATCCAGATGCATCGACATTGATAGCGTCTTCAGAATCCTCTGAAAAAAAGGCCACACATCTGGCAGATTCAAACATAAACATGCTTCAACCTTCTTCAAGCTATCAAAGTCGAAGCTCCTCAGATGGCCCTATTGCTATCCTTTGGGACATTGAGAATTGCCCTGTCCCAAGTGATGTCCGCCCTGAAGATGCAGCTGGTAATATTAGAATGGCTTTGCAGGTTCACCCTGTAATTAAAGGAGCAGTTATGATGTTTTCTGCCTACGGAGATTTTAATGCATTCCCTAGGCGACTCAGAGAAGGCTGTCAGAGAACCGGCGTCAAGCTTATAGATGTCCCAAATGGGAGAAAGGATGCTGCTGACAAGGCAATCTTGGTTGACATGTTTCTGTTTGCCCTTGATAACCCTCCACCTTCTTCCATCATGTTGATCTCTGGGGATGTAGATTTTTCTCCGGCACTTCACATTCTTGGCCAACGTGGATATACCGTGATCCTTGTTATCCCCGCTGGTGTTGGCGTTTCCTCAGCACTCACTAATGCTGGTAAGTTTGTTTGGGACTGGCCTAGTGTGGTTCGTGGGGAAGGCTTTGTTCCCCCCACCAAGGTTTTAATGCCCCCTCGTGGAGGTGTAGCCGACACTGCAGCGTATCTCATGGGATGTCATATCAATGACAACCCCAATGCCCAAAATGATGAGGAGGCAATTGTATATAGAGGAATCTCACAAAGCTATTGCAATTTGAGGGATTTCTCATTACTGTCACAATCTTTAGCTGAATACAACAATATTTCTTCAACCTGGCCTTGCCTTGCTACAACTTTGAGGTCACAAAGTCTTCCTTCTGGTTTGAATGAAGTTTCAGGAGGTGGTGTTTCTTCTGGTGATCAGATGGAATCTACTTTGTGGGTACAGCCTGGAGATCTAAATGGACTAAAAAGCCAGTTGGTAAAATTGCTGGAACTTTCAGGAGGATGCCTGCCTCTGACCCGAGTTCCAGCTGAGTACCACAAGTGTTTTGGGCGGCCTCTTTATGTATCAGAGTATGGAGCATTAAAGCTGGTAAATCTTTTCAGGAAGATGGGTGACACTATGGCTGTAGAGGGGAAGGGCAATCGGAAATTTGTCTATCTTCGAAAGTCTGGCCCCAGTGCTCCTCCTTTGGTTTTGACAAGGAAGGATAAGAAAGGAAAGGGGACCCAGGAAGAGTGTATGGATAATGTCACAGGTGGTGGCTCTTCAGATGAATTCTCAGATGAAGAGAGAGTGGTTATAGAAGAAAATGATGTGAGCAAGAGCCGATATTATAATCAGGAAACAGCAGTCCGTTGTGAAATTGATGACCGCAGTCTTGAGCAGTTCAAGTATGAGTTGCAAGAGATTCTAGTCAGCTATTCTTGTCCAATTTTTCTCGGTAGCTTTGAGGCGATATACCAGCAACGGTACAAGAAAcctcttgaatataaaaaattaggtGCGAATCAGCTAGAGGAACTGCTTGAGAAAGTGAGCGATGTGGTGGAGTTGCATGAAGAACCCACAAACAAGAGGAAGTTCCTGGCTGCCGTTGGTGGCTAG